In a single window of the Acidobacteriaceae bacterium genome:
- the zwf gene encoding glucose-6-phosphate dehydrogenase, which yields MATMVEDVGQSLNEREVLEGGLKGERIPEPCIVVIFGASGDLTKRKLLPSLFHLEQQHLLPKEFAVVGVARRDLSATFASDMQDGILKGGGVDRGDSGLKPFVDRVKYFATDFDNDEGFEKLKAFLADIDKQYGTKGNRLFYLAVAPEYFADIAQRLAKHDMTKPKEKGQWINVIIEKPFGTDLESARKLNDELNQVLGENQIFRIDHYLGKETVQNILVFRFGNGIFEPVWNRNYIDYVEITAAESIGIEGRGPFYEKAGALRDVLQNHVMEVLSFVAMEPPDSFESGAVRTEKLKVWRAIDPIPAENTVRGQYGPGTIDGQAVIGYRQEDRVDPQSTTETFAALKLNIENWRWAGVPFYIRAGKRLKTRVTEVTVTFKKAPLHLFKTNNNRNSQLCPNVLKIRIQPDEGISLEIGAKVPGPTTNVKSVKMNFSYAEAFGKSSATGYERLLLDAMLGDGTLFAHRNGVEATWALMTPILEAWKAKPPKDFPNYAAGSWGPKCADDLLARDGKSWHSR from the coding sequence ATGGCCACGATGGTTGAGGATGTGGGGCAGTCGCTGAATGAGCGCGAGGTGCTCGAGGGTGGGTTGAAGGGCGAGCGAATTCCGGAGCCGTGCATCGTCGTGATCTTTGGCGCATCGGGCGATTTGACCAAGCGCAAGTTGCTGCCGTCGCTCTTTCACCTGGAGCAGCAGCATCTGCTGCCGAAGGAATTTGCCGTTGTGGGTGTGGCGCGTCGCGATCTCTCGGCGACCTTCGCGAGCGACATGCAGGATGGCATTCTGAAGGGCGGCGGAGTGGACCGCGGTGACTCCGGACTGAAGCCGTTCGTCGATCGCGTGAAGTACTTTGCGACCGACTTCGATAACGATGAAGGGTTCGAGAAGCTCAAGGCGTTTCTCGCCGATATCGACAAGCAGTACGGTACGAAGGGAAACCGGCTCTTTTATCTGGCCGTGGCGCCCGAGTACTTCGCTGATATCGCGCAGCGGCTTGCGAAGCACGATATGACGAAGCCCAAGGAGAAGGGACAGTGGATCAATGTCATCATCGAGAAGCCGTTCGGAACGGATCTGGAGAGCGCTCGCAAGCTGAATGACGAACTGAACCAGGTGCTCGGCGAGAATCAGATATTCCGCATCGATCACTATCTCGGCAAGGAGACGGTGCAGAACATTCTCGTCTTCCGGTTTGGAAACGGCATCTTTGAGCCGGTATGGAATCGGAACTATATCGATTACGTCGAGATTACAGCGGCCGAGTCGATCGGCATTGAAGGTCGCGGGCCGTTCTATGAGAAGGCCGGCGCGCTGCGCGATGTATTGCAGAATCACGTGATGGAGGTGCTGAGCTTCGTTGCGATGGAGCCGCCGGATAGCTTCGAGTCGGGCGCGGTCCGAACCGAAAAGCTGAAGGTGTGGCGTGCGATTGATCCGATTCCCGCGGAGAACACGGTGCGGGGGCAGTATGGTCCGGGAACGATCGATGGTCAGGCTGTCATTGGTTATCGGCAGGAGGACCGCGTCGATCCACAGTCGACTACCGAGACGTTTGCCGCGTTGAAGTTGAACATCGAGAACTGGCGCTGGGCTGGTGTGCCGTTTTACATTCGTGCCGGCAAACGGTTGAAGACGCGCGTGACTGAGGTGACGGTCACCTTCAAGAAGGCGCCGTTGCACCTGTTCAAGACGAACAATAATCGGAACAGTCAATTGTGTCCGAACGTGCTCAAGATTCGGATTCAACCCGATGAGGGCATTTCCCTTGAGATCGGCGCGAAGGTCCCAGGGCCGACGACCAACGTAAAGAGTGTGAAGATGAACTTCAGCTATGCGGAGGCGTTTGGAAAGAGTTCGGCGACAGGTTACGAGCGATTACTACTCGACGCGATGCTTGGTGATGGAACGCTCTTTGCTCACCGTAATGGCGTAGAGGCAACCTGGGCCTTGATGACTCCCATTCTTGAAGCGTGGAAAGCGAAACCTCCGAAGGACTTTCCGAACTATGCCGCGGGCAGTTGGGGACCGAAGTGCGCCGATGATCTGCTGGCGCGTGACGGAAAATCCTGGCACTCAAGGTAG
- the gnd gene encoding decarboxylating 6-phosphogluconate dehydrogenase, translating into MQLGLIGLGKMGGNMAERLRKAGHTIVGFDFSPDAVKRLTDSGSKGVSSLEDLVKNLTDSPRAIWIMVPAGDPVDQTIAKLKPLMKKGDIFIDGGNSNYKDSQRRHDELKKEGFEFVDVGTSGGIWGITEGYSMMIGGDEDTVDHLTPIFEALAPAEHEGWGRVGPAGAGHFVKMVHNGIEYGIMQAYAEGFSIMRAKQPLHLDLVQISEIWRYGSVVRSWLLDLTADALKKNPTLEGLEAYVPDSGEGRWTVFEAIDLNVSAPVITDALIRRLRSREENNFTDRMLAVMRNEFGGHAVKKVSAGEK; encoded by the coding sequence ATGCAACTTGGATTGATCGGACTCGGCAAGATGGGCGGCAACATGGCGGAGCGTCTTCGCAAAGCAGGCCACACGATTGTCGGGTTCGACTTCTCGCCGGACGCGGTCAAACGACTCACCGATTCCGGCTCGAAGGGCGTGAGCTCGCTCGAAGACCTGGTGAAGAATCTGACGGACTCGCCGCGCGCAATCTGGATCATGGTGCCGGCGGGCGACCCGGTGGATCAGACGATTGCGAAGCTTAAGCCGCTGATGAAGAAGGGCGACATCTTTATTGATGGCGGCAACTCGAACTACAAGGACTCGCAGCGGCGTCATGATGAGCTGAAGAAGGAAGGGTTTGAGTTTGTAGATGTGGGTACGTCGGGCGGCATCTGGGGCATCACCGAGGGCTACTCGATGATGATCGGCGGAGATGAGGATACCGTCGATCACCTGACCCCGATCTTCGAGGCGCTGGCGCCGGCGGAGCATGAAGGCTGGGGGCGCGTAGGCCCGGCGGGTGCGGGGCATTTCGTCAAGATGGTGCACAACGGTATCGAGTACGGCATCATGCAGGCGTATGCCGAGGGCTTCTCGATCATGCGTGCGAAGCAGCCGCTGCATCTGGACCTGGTGCAGATTTCGGAGATCTGGCGTTATGGTTCGGTGGTGCGTTCGTGGCTGCTGGACCTCACAGCGGATGCGCTCAAGAAGAACCCGACGCTCGAAGGCCTCGAGGCTTACGTTCCGGATTCCGGAGAGGGGCGCTGGACGGTGTTCGAGGCGATCGACCTGAATGTGTCGGCGCCGGTGATCACGGATGCGCTGATTCGCCGCCTGCGCTCGCGTGAGGAGAACAACTTTACCGACCGCATGCTGGCTGTGATGCGCAACGAGTTTGGCGGGCACGCGGTGAAGAAGGTCTCTGCGGGCGAGAAGTAG
- a CDS encoding oxidoreductase → MSTSLDIAQKDKRWFITGASSGFGRLMTEYLASIGAKVVATARNVESLQEMMLRHPGEIITLQLDVTDQHSIDQAVADAIARVGHIDVLVNNAGYGVAGAVEEVTAAEYMPMFNTNVFGLINVTKALLPQFRERRSGTIVNFSSIGGLIGGAGWGYYNATKFAVEGLSEALAAELEPLGVNVMVVEPGPFRTDFLGRSAVEAKQHISDYEPTVGKTREYFRSQAGKQPGDPQRAVEAIVTAVSDPNPPKHLLLGKIALSRFRKRLQEWNAELDRWQTTTEGADFPDA, encoded by the coding sequence ATGAGCACTTCACTGGACATCGCACAGAAGGACAAGCGCTGGTTCATTACGGGCGCTTCGAGCGGCTTCGGCCGGCTGATGACGGAATACCTTGCCTCGATTGGAGCGAAGGTAGTTGCCACTGCGAGGAATGTAGAGAGCCTGCAGGAGATGATGCTTCGGCACCCCGGAGAAATCATTACGCTGCAGCTTGATGTTACCGACCAACACAGCATTGATCAGGCGGTAGCGGATGCGATAGCGCGCGTGGGACACATCGACGTGCTGGTGAACAACGCAGGCTACGGCGTCGCCGGCGCGGTGGAAGAGGTCACGGCGGCGGAGTACATGCCGATGTTCAACACGAATGTCTTCGGGCTGATCAATGTGACGAAGGCGCTGCTGCCGCAATTTCGTGAGCGCAGGTCGGGAACGATTGTGAATTTTTCTTCAATAGGCGGACTCATCGGAGGGGCAGGATGGGGTTATTACAACGCGACGAAGTTCGCGGTGGAGGGCCTTTCGGAAGCACTCGCAGCTGAGCTCGAGCCGCTGGGGGTGAATGTGATGGTCGTAGAACCGGGGCCGTTCCGCACGGACTTCCTCGGCCGGTCGGCCGTGGAGGCGAAGCAACACATCTCTGATTACGAGCCGACGGTCGGTAAAACGCGGGAGTACTTCCGCAGCCAGGCGGGCAAACAGCCGGGTGATCCGCAGCGCGCTGTCGAAGCGATCGTGACCGCGGTGAGCGACCCGAATCCACCCAAGCATCTGCTGCTGGGCAAGATAGCGCTATCGCGTTTTCGCAAGCGGCTCCAGGAATGGAATGCGGAGTTGGACCGCTGGCAGACAACAACCGAAGGTGCGGATTTTCCGGACGCGTGA
- a CDS encoding YkgJ family cysteine cluster protein has product MNELFPIIDAALDAAALRSGPHLACRPGCHQCCIGVFAITPLDAAALGQALAAAPPDLAQRIRARALASRDRLLAEGFPGDPQTGILFTEPHHEHAFEDFANDEPCPVLDPVTGTCDLYSARPVQCRTFGPPVRDEDDHLTVCELCFTNASTEEVALCEMDQSWRPLEDDLIARAEADPANAGPTLIAFALTR; this is encoded by the coding sequence GTGAACGAACTCTTTCCCATCATCGACGCCGCGCTTGACGCCGCGGCTCTGCGCTCCGGTCCGCATCTGGCTTGCCGCCCCGGCTGCCACCAGTGCTGCATCGGTGTATTCGCGATCACGCCGCTCGACGCCGCGGCACTCGGTCAGGCGCTCGCAGCCGCACCTCCTGATCTCGCCCAGCGCATCCGCGCGCGTGCCCTGGCGTCACGCGATCGTCTTCTCGCGGAAGGCTTCCCAGGCGACCCGCAAACCGGGATCCTCTTCACTGAGCCGCATCACGAACATGCGTTCGAAGACTTCGCCAACGACGAGCCCTGCCCTGTGCTCGACCCCGTCACCGGGACCTGCGATCTCTACTCCGCGCGCCCCGTGCAGTGCCGCACCTTTGGTCCACCGGTGCGCGACGAGGATGACCATCTCACAGTTTGCGAGCTCTGCTTCACCAACGCCTCAACCGAAGAAGTCGCCCTCTGCGAAATGGATCAGAGCTGGCGTCCGCTCGAAGACGATCTCATCGCGCGCGCCGAAGCAGACCCGGCCAACGCCGGCCCGACGCTGATCGCCTTCGCGCTTACGCGGTAA
- the rpiA gene encoding ribose-5-phosphate isomerase RpiA, with amino-acid sequence MTQDEAKALVGKRAAELVENGMRVGLGTGSTSVMFIKALGERVRHGLKIRCVASSDSSTELGRSLGMEVVTLEELPELDLYVDGADEVAVVPGAGLYLIKGGGAALLREKIVASAADRFVCVVDESKIVPKLGKFPLPVEIIKMARPLVEPRLAELGLNPKLRMKKDSSGPVLTDENNWILDCAAGVIEDPEETAAEIRSIVGVVEHGLFLGMAERALVAGEGGVRELTA; translated from the coding sequence ATGACGCAGGATGAAGCAAAGGCGCTTGTAGGCAAACGCGCGGCAGAGCTGGTGGAAAACGGCATGCGCGTCGGTTTGGGAACCGGGTCGACCTCGGTGATGTTCATCAAGGCGTTGGGAGAGCGCGTGCGGCACGGCCTGAAGATTCGCTGCGTGGCGTCGAGTGATTCGAGTACGGAGCTGGGCCGGTCGCTCGGCATGGAAGTCGTCACGCTGGAGGAACTGCCGGAGCTTGATCTTTATGTCGATGGCGCGGACGAAGTGGCTGTGGTTCCGGGTGCGGGGTTGTATCTGATCAAGGGCGGAGGCGCAGCGCTGCTGCGCGAGAAGATTGTCGCGAGTGCGGCGGATAGATTTGTCTGCGTGGTGGATGAGTCGAAGATCGTCCCGAAACTGGGTAAGTTTCCTCTGCCGGTGGAGATCATTAAGATGGCGCGGCCGCTGGTGGAACCGCGGTTGGCTGAACTTGGGCTGAATCCAAAGCTGCGGATGAAGAAGGATAGTTCGGGCCCGGTGCTGACGGACGAGAACAACTGGATTCTCGACTGCGCGGCGGGTGTGATTGAAGACCCTGAGGAGACTGCGGCGGAGATACGGTCGATCGTCGGCGTGGTGGAGCACGGATTGTTTTTGGGTATGGCGGAGAGAGCGCTGGTCGCAGGCGAAGGCGGCGTGCGTGAGCTTACCGCGTAA
- the tkt gene encoding transketolase: MTEKTATPEARNQTELDQLSINTLRMLAVDQVQAANSGHPGAPLGCAPIAYLLYHKFMKYNPTEPKWSDRDRFVLSNGHASALLYGVLYLTGYDLPLEQLKQFRQWGSHTPGHPEYGEAPGVEVTTGPLGQGFAMAVGLAMAEKHMGGVYNNDQYKIVDHYTYVLCGDGDLMEGISHEAASLAGTLQLGKLIVLYDDNLISLDGPTDLSYTEDVTERFHAYDWHVQFVSDGNDLEELNRAIEAAKMERTKPSLIRVRTIIGYGAPKAGTKAVHGEALGPEGTKETKRFFGFDPDKSFVVPDAALNNWRQAVEKGKKAVADWHERYDAYKKDFPELAAQYDRTTAMELPKDWEKALPTFTTEKKIATRNAGQVALNNLGKVLPELFGGAADLTSSTKTIFKDSNNFHLDPKGRNVFFGVREFGMMAAVNGIACHGGLLPFGSTFFTFSDYCKSALRMGALMSSHSLYIFTHDSVGLGEDGPTHQPIEHLMALRAVPQLTDFRPADANETSACWGLMVERKSASFMALTRQDILVLDLNKYKVFEGCRKGAYVLEEFGKDLIIVATGSEVEVALKAANELKGSGINATVISMPSWKIFEEQSEDYKMSLFPHGVPKISIEAGATLGWYKYIGRDGIAIGIDRFGASAKGEVALEKLGISSGHVVEAAKKLVKK; encoded by the coding sequence ATGACCGAAAAGACAGCTACTCCTGAGGCTCGCAATCAGACCGAGCTCGATCAGCTTTCGATTAACACACTGCGCATGCTCGCAGTCGATCAGGTGCAGGCGGCCAATAGCGGGCACCCAGGAGCGCCGCTGGGATGTGCGCCGATTGCGTATTTGCTGTACCACAAGTTCATGAAGTACAACCCGACGGAGCCGAAGTGGTCGGACCGTGACCGCTTCGTCCTCTCGAATGGACACGCTTCGGCGTTGTTGTACGGCGTGCTGTACCTGACGGGTTATGATCTGCCGCTCGAGCAGTTGAAGCAGTTCCGGCAGTGGGGATCGCACACGCCGGGGCACCCGGAGTACGGCGAGGCGCCAGGTGTCGAGGTGACGACCGGACCGCTGGGGCAGGGCTTTGCGATGGCCGTTGGGCTGGCGATGGCTGAGAAGCACATGGGTGGGGTCTATAACAACGATCAGTACAAGATCGTTGACCACTACACGTATGTGCTGTGTGGCGATGGCGATTTGATGGAGGGCATCAGCCACGAGGCCGCGTCGCTGGCAGGGACGCTGCAGCTTGGCAAGTTGATTGTGCTGTACGACGACAACCTGATCTCGCTGGATGGGCCGACGGACCTGAGCTACACCGAGGACGTTACGGAGCGCTTCCATGCTTATGACTGGCACGTGCAGTTTGTCTCCGATGGCAATGATCTCGAGGAGCTGAATCGTGCGATTGAAGCCGCGAAGATGGAGCGGACAAAGCCGTCGCTGATTCGCGTGCGCACGATCATTGGATACGGTGCGCCGAAGGCGGGAACGAAGGCTGTTCACGGTGAGGCTTTAGGGCCGGAAGGAACAAAGGAGACGAAGAGGTTCTTCGGGTTCGATCCGGACAAGAGCTTCGTTGTTCCTGACGCCGCGCTGAACAACTGGCGGCAGGCTGTCGAGAAGGGCAAGAAGGCCGTTGCCGACTGGCACGAGCGGTATGACGCCTATAAGAAGGATTTTCCGGAGCTCGCGGCGCAGTACGACCGCACGACGGCAATGGAGCTGCCGAAGGATTGGGAGAAGGCACTGCCGACCTTCACGACCGAGAAGAAGATTGCGACACGCAACGCCGGACAGGTGGCGCTGAACAATCTCGGCAAGGTGCTGCCGGAGCTGTTTGGCGGCGCGGCTGACCTCACGAGCTCGACAAAGACGATCTTCAAGGACTCGAACAACTTCCATCTTGACCCGAAGGGGCGCAACGTGTTTTTTGGCGTGCGCGAGTTCGGCATGATGGCTGCGGTGAACGGCATTGCGTGTCACGGTGGTCTGCTGCCGTTCGGGTCGACGTTCTTCACGTTCTCGGACTACTGCAAGTCGGCGCTGCGCATGGGTGCGCTGATGTCGTCGCATTCGCTGTACATCTTCACGCACGACTCGGTGGGATTGGGTGAGGATGGGCCGACGCATCAGCCGATTGAGCACCTGATGGCGCTGCGCGCGGTTCCGCAGCTGACGGACTTCCGACCGGCAGATGCGAATGAGACCTCGGCGTGCTGGGGCCTGATGGTGGAGCGCAAGTCGGCGAGCTTCATGGCGCTGACGCGCCAGGATATTTTGGTGCTCGACCTGAACAAGTACAAGGTATTCGAGGGCTGCCGCAAGGGAGCGTACGTGCTCGAGGAGTTCGGCAAGGACCTGATCATCGTGGCGACGGGATCGGAGGTCGAGGTTGCGCTTAAGGCCGCGAACGAGCTGAAGGGCTCGGGCATTAACGCGACCGTGATTTCGATGCCGAGCTGGAAGATCTTCGAGGAGCAGAGCGAGGACTACAAGATGTCGCTCTTCCCGCACGGTGTGCCGAAGATCTCGATCGAAGCCGGCGCGACGTTGGGCTGGTACAAGTACATCGGCCGCGATGGCATCGCGATTGGTATTGACCGCTTCGGCGCGTCGGCCAAGGGCGAAGTTGCGCTGGAGAAGCTCGGGATCTCCTCGGGGCACGTGGTCGAGGCTGCGAAGAAGCTGGTGAAGAAGTAA
- a CDS encoding DUF6600 domain-containing protein, whose protein sequence is MRRTRWNARAFRSSAIVALLGLAVGAALRAQQPPDGSQGYPPQDSAQVEQAPAVPASDPPSRVVRLSVAQGTVSVEPASVDQFSPAEVNAPLTTGDRVWTGGDSLAELQAGLLVARMGGTTDLTVTAMTDTLAQFGLGQGSLHLISYALDPDGTIELDTPNVALTVLAAGDVRVNVDPVGQFTDVRVLSGVVQVDGNGLQQTLGAGQAARFSGFSAVSVQWLQARSTDALDDFSKQRDQAYQSGESAEQSYLNMDTVGAADLYQYGIWLPQADYGNVWFPAGVPEGWQPYCYGRWTWVAPWGWTWIEAEAWGFAPFHYGRWAIFGGRWGWIPGPPVVHPVYAPALVVFVHAGNGVSAWFPLGPKEPYAPWYHSSTLYQNRVNVSGLYNRNVDQVRTVYNTSNREMFANALGPQREFANRAAGTVEVPQESLASGKPVRQAMLHLPEQQIAAAPVLPHPMVSPERTMVAPATARALPPRLNRPTLTTHEDAAIGNQQQRAAQTAGTQPQVQPAPIERRGFQVQGGQPLPDAAHPTQPASQQSGMNIQGAVRPPNPARGTQRLPVPTVAPPPRGQIPTGSEQLYNRSVPPPARPSFEQQRQAIQSTDPGRPLTPQQLDNLRENRPVGEPETREAAPHPAAAPPPLQQHSNSPEQPRQDNRKH, encoded by the coding sequence ATGAGACGCACGAGATGGAACGCACGGGCCTTCAGGAGTTCCGCGATAGTGGCGTTGCTCGGGTTAGCGGTTGGAGCTGCGCTACGTGCGCAGCAGCCGCCCGACGGGAGCCAGGGGTATCCGCCGCAGGACAGCGCGCAAGTTGAGCAGGCGCCGGCGGTCCCGGCGAGCGATCCGCCGTCGCGGGTGGTGCGGCTGAGCGTGGCGCAGGGAACTGTGTCGGTCGAGCCCGCAAGCGTGGATCAGTTCAGCCCGGCGGAGGTGAATGCTCCGCTGACCACGGGTGACCGTGTGTGGACGGGCGGGGATTCGCTGGCGGAGCTGCAGGCGGGACTGCTGGTGGCCCGCATGGGAGGGACTACCGACCTGACGGTGACTGCGATGACGGACACGCTGGCGCAGTTCGGGCTGGGGCAGGGCAGCCTGCACCTGATCTCATACGCGCTGGATCCGGATGGGACGATTGAGCTGGACACGCCGAACGTCGCGCTGACGGTGTTGGCGGCGGGCGATGTGCGAGTGAATGTGGATCCGGTGGGTCAGTTTACGGACGTGAGGGTGCTGTCGGGCGTGGTGCAGGTGGATGGCAATGGCCTGCAGCAGACACTGGGGGCCGGACAGGCGGCAAGGTTTTCGGGATTCAGTGCGGTTTCGGTGCAGTGGCTGCAGGCGCGCAGCACGGACGCGCTGGATGATTTTTCGAAGCAGAGGGATCAGGCGTATCAGAGTGGTGAGTCGGCTGAGCAGAGCTATCTGAACATGGACACCGTGGGCGCCGCGGATTTGTACCAGTATGGAATCTGGCTTCCGCAGGCAGACTACGGCAACGTGTGGTTCCCGGCGGGTGTGCCGGAGGGGTGGCAACCATACTGTTACGGACGATGGACGTGGGTTGCGCCGTGGGGATGGACGTGGATCGAGGCTGAAGCGTGGGGCTTTGCGCCGTTTCATTACGGACGGTGGGCGATCTTCGGCGGACGGTGGGGATGGATTCCGGGACCGCCGGTAGTGCATCCGGTGTATGCGCCGGCGCTGGTGGTTTTCGTGCATGCGGGGAACGGCGTTTCGGCGTGGTTCCCGCTGGGACCGAAGGAGCCTTACGCGCCCTGGTATCACTCGAGCACGCTGTATCAGAACCGCGTGAACGTGAGCGGTCTGTACAACCGGAACGTCGACCAGGTGCGGACGGTGTACAACACGTCGAACCGGGAGATGTTTGCGAATGCGCTGGGGCCGCAGCGGGAGTTCGCGAACCGCGCAGCGGGAACGGTGGAGGTGCCGCAGGAGAGCCTGGCCTCGGGCAAGCCGGTGCGGCAGGCCATGCTGCATCTGCCAGAGCAGCAGATCGCGGCGGCGCCGGTGCTTCCGCACCCGATGGTTTCGCCGGAGCGGACGATGGTGGCGCCAGCGACGGCGCGAGCGTTGCCTCCGCGGCTGAACCGGCCGACGCTGACGACGCATGAGGATGCTGCGATTGGGAACCAGCAACAGCGTGCCGCACAGACTGCAGGGACGCAGCCGCAAGTACAACCGGCGCCGATCGAGCGGCGCGGCTTCCAGGTGCAGGGCGGGCAGCCGTTACCTGACGCTGCACATCCGACCCAACCGGCGAGCCAGCAGAGCGGGATGAACATCCAGGGAGCGGTGCGTCCTCCGAACCCGGCGCGAGGGACGCAGCGGCTCCCTGTCCCCACGGTTGCGCCACCGCCGCGCGGGCAGATCCCGACCGGCAGTGAGCAGCTCTACAACCGTTCCGTGCCACCGCCGGCGCGGCCGAGCTTCGAGCAGCAGCGGCAGGCCATCCAGAGCACAGATCCAGGGCGGCCGCTCACCCCGCAGCAACTGGACAACCTGCGGGAGAACCGGCCGGTGGGTGAGCCGGAGACGCGCGAAGCTGCGCCGCATCCGGCGGCTGCGCCCCCGCCGCTGCAGCAGCACAGCAACTCTCCGGAACAGCCGCGGCAGGACAACCGCAAGCACTGA